From Malaya genurostris strain Urasoe2022 chromosome 2, Malgen_1.1, whole genome shotgun sequence:
GCGAGTGTTGCTGCCATTTTTTTATACCGACTCACCTGGACCAAAATCAGTGGCCATAAGCCGAGCGAAAATGTGGGTGGATTTCAACAAACGAACCTGTTGTTCAACCTCGTAAGTGTAGTAAATGCGGACCAAAGAACTTATGTTAAAAACGGTTTTATTTCCAATCCAATATCACAATCgtagcaaatgaaaaaaaagaaagtatCTGAACTTATGCTTAGGCAACGATCAGCTTCTGATTGATGGCGTGGCTAACGAGTGGAGCCACGTGAACcgatcccgggttggcggcaaTGTACTTGGCAGCCGGAACTGCTCCCAGATAGTTGTTGTAGCCAAGTCCGTACGATCCCCAAGGCAATCCCCATGGGTTCACTTTGGCAATGTTGGCCTGAACGACGGTGGTCTTCGGTGCGTACCATCCATTCCAGCCCTGGTTGTAGAGGGAAGCCGCTGGCCATGCTGCCGATGACCACGAGTTTCCTCCATA
This genomic window contains:
- the LOC131428019 gene encoding uncharacterized protein LOC131428019, whose product is MKAFVALIFASLCIVAHGSYAPSVWPASSLGWNSWNGWNNGWNGWNSWDDHSSIAWPAYGGNSWSSAAWPAASLYNQGWNGWYAPKTTVVQANIAKVNPWGLPWGSYGLGYNNYLGAVPAAKYIAANPGSVHVAPLVSHAINQKLIVA